From Cronobacter turicensis z3032, the proteins below share one genomic window:
- the ybaZ gene encoding Uncharacterized protein ybaZ, whose protein sequence is MDNQDTFPQRVYQIVAAIPEGCVTTYGEVARLAGSPRAARQVGGVLKRLPEGSKLPWHRVVNRRGEISLTGPDLQRQRQALLAEGVQVSGKGEINLARYGWRY, encoded by the coding sequence ATGGACAATCAAGACACCTTCCCGCAGCGCGTTTACCAGATTGTCGCCGCCATTCCGGAAGGCTGCGTCACGACGTATGGCGAGGTGGCGCGGCTGGCGGGCTCGCCACGGGCGGCCCGGCAGGTGGGCGGCGTGCTGAAGCGTCTGCCGGAAGGCAGCAAATTGCCGTGGCATCGGGTGGTGAATCGTCGCGGGGAGATTTCGCTGACCGGGCCGGATTTACAGCGCCAGCGTCAGGCGTTGCTCGCGGAGGGCGTTCAGGTCTCGGGGAAAGGAGAAATCAATCTGGCGCGCTACGGGTGGCGCTACTGA
- the ybaY gene encoding Uncharacterized lipoprotein ybaY translates to MAGCAQDKSADIAVPAPNPNTSGVATKPVIKQPNVSGTVWIRQKVALPPDAALTVTLSDATQANAPSKVLAQKVVRTEGKQAPFSFVLPFNPSDIQPNARILLSAAITVDNKLVFITDRVQPAVNQGGTKIDLTLVPVQQTAVPVQAGGGAVTTVPSTSPTQVTPSSAVPAPTTY, encoded by the coding sequence CTGGCTGGTTGCGCGCAGGATAAAAGTGCCGATATCGCTGTTCCAGCCCCGAACCCGAATACCTCCGGCGTCGCGACGAAGCCGGTCATTAAACAGCCGAACGTTTCCGGGACCGTATGGATCCGCCAGAAAGTGGCCCTGCCGCCGGATGCCGCGCTGACCGTAACGCTCTCGGACGCCACCCAGGCAAATGCGCCGTCGAAAGTACTGGCGCAGAAAGTCGTGCGTACCGAAGGCAAACAGGCGCCGTTCAGCTTCGTGCTGCCGTTTAACCCGTCTGACATTCAGCCGAATGCCCGCATTCTGCTGAGTGCGGCCATCACGGTTGACAATAAACTGGTGTTTATCACCGACCGCGTGCAGCCTGCGGTGAACCAGGGCGGTACCAAAATCGACCTGACGCTGGTGCCGGTGCAGCAGACCGCCGTGCCGGTACAGGCTGGCGGCGGCGCGGTAACGACCGTACCGTCAACCTCGCCGACGCAGGTTACGCCGTCCTCCGCCGTTCCGGCCCCGACGACGTACTAA
- the tesB gene encoding Acyl-CoA thioesterase 2, giving the protein MSQALSNLLALLNLEKIEEGLFRGQSEDLGLRQVFGGQVVGQALYAAKATVPEDRLVHSFHSYFLRPGDSQKPIVYDVEVLRDGNSFSARRVAAIQNGKPIFYMTASFQAPEGGFEHQKIMPPAPAPDGLKSETEIARSLAHLLPPQVKDKFLCDKPLEIRPVEFHNPLKGHTAKPERQVWMRANGQMPDEVRVHQSLLGYASDFNFLVVALQPHGVGFLEPGMQVATIDHSMWFHRPFDMNEWLLYSVESTSASSARGFVRGEFYTQDGVLVASTVQEGVMRKRG; this is encoded by the coding sequence ATGAGTCAGGCGCTGAGCAATTTACTCGCGTTATTAAATCTGGAAAAAATCGAAGAAGGGCTTTTTCGCGGCCAAAGCGAAGATCTCGGATTACGGCAGGTGTTCGGCGGACAGGTCGTCGGACAGGCGCTGTATGCCGCCAAAGCGACGGTACCGGAAGATCGTCTCGTCCACTCGTTTCACAGCTATTTCCTGCGCCCCGGCGACAGCCAGAAACCCATCGTCTATGACGTGGAAGTCCTGCGCGACGGCAATAGTTTTAGCGCCCGGCGCGTGGCGGCCATCCAGAACGGAAAGCCGATTTTCTATATGACCGCCTCATTCCAGGCGCCGGAAGGCGGCTTCGAGCATCAGAAAATCATGCCGCCCGCGCCTGCGCCTGACGGGCTGAAATCGGAAACTGAAATCGCCCGCTCGCTGGCGCATCTTCTCCCGCCGCAGGTGAAGGACAAATTCCTGTGCGATAAGCCGCTGGAGATCCGCCCGGTGGAGTTTCACAACCCGCTGAAAGGCCATACGGCGAAACCGGAGCGTCAGGTATGGATGCGCGCCAACGGGCAGATGCCGGATGAGGTGCGCGTGCACCAGTCGCTGCTCGGTTACGCATCGGACTTCAATTTTCTGGTGGTGGCGCTGCAACCGCACGGCGTTGGCTTCCTGGAGCCGGGAATGCAGGTGGCGACGATCGATCACTCGATGTGGTTCCACCGTCCGTTCGATATGAACGAATGGCTGCTTTACAGCGTGGAGAGCACCTCCGCCTCCAGCGCCCGTGGTTTTGTGCGCGGCGAGTTTTATACGCAGGATGGCGTGCTGGTCGCCTCGACCGTGCAGGAAGGCGTGATGAGAAAACGCGGGTAA